Proteins encoded within one genomic window of Oncorhynchus keta strain PuntledgeMale-10-30-2019 chromosome 12, Oket_V2, whole genome shotgun sequence:
- the LOC118391024 gene encoding teneurin-2-like isoform X3 codes for MVKSKGRPLPPTPSSSLLPPAPPPPTGPPHPAPPAIRECQVPLLDSGSPHVMLDPPPDDEFSPNSYLLRACAPPPQPPSAGPPNNHHSQSLRPPLPPPHNHHQSSANSLNRNTLASRRGQTHAPSTAPGEGPSTPESVQLQESWALNSSVPLETRHFLFKTPSGTTPLFSSSSPGYPLTSGTVYSPPPRLLPRNAFSRSSFKLNKPSKYCSWKCAAVLAIAAAVLLAVLLSYFIVLNLLGLNWQLKPADGHLINNGLSTGLPGRSDVATVPSGGRGPWVYRNSSISTGELEVGRRVSQDIPPGVFWRSLLHLRQPLFLKFNISLGKDALFGVYIRKGLPPSHAQYDYMERLDGKEKWSVVESPRERRSIHTVVLNEAIFVQYLDPGTWHLAFYNDGKDKESVSFSTVALDSVQECPQNCHGNGECMSGVCHCFPGFHGMDCAKAACPVLCSGNGQYDKGSCICYSGWKGSECDVPVGQCIDPVCNGRGTCSEGSCTCSAGYRGDTCEEVDCLDPGCSDHGTCVSGQCHCKPGWAGPLCEHPRAQCPDQCHGHGAFIPDTGICSCDPNWMGPDCSMEVCSSDCGAHGLCVGGVCRCEEGWTGTGCDQRVCNPLCVKHGTCRDGKCQCQQGWNGEHCTIDGCPGLCNGNGQCTLGQNNWHCECHTGWRGPGCSVAMEISCADNKDNEGDGLTDCMDPDCCTQSLCLTNPLCLGARDPLQIIQQSQSPSLKVRSFYDRVKLLVGRDGTHIIPGNNPFNSSLASLIRGQVLTTDGTPLVGVNVTFVKYPHYGYTLTRQDGTFDLVANGGASLTLHFERAPFLSQERTVWLPWNRFYAMDTLVLKTEENTIPACDLSGYVHPDPVVVASPLSSFFSSHPAERHIIPETQVVHEQLEIPGTGLKLCYLSSRASGYHALLKVTMTQTLVPLSLVKVHLMVAVEGHLFQKWFHASPNLAYSYIWDKTDAYRQRVYGLTQAAVSVGFEYETCPSLILWEKRTAELQGYELLPSNLGGWSLDKHHALNIASGILHKGSGENVFVSEQQPPVINSIMGNGRRRSISCPSCSGLAEGNKLLAPVALACGGDGSLYVGDLNFVRRVYPTLNTTAVLELRNKDLRHGNNPTHKYYLAVDPLSGSVFLSDTNSRQIYRVRSLTGGRQLLDNAQVVAGTGEQCVPFDEARCGDGGKAAEATLMSPRGITVDKNGLMYFVDATMIRRVDQNGIISTVIKTNDLTAVRPLSCDSSMDVSQVRLEWPTDLAVNPTDNSLYVLENNVILRITENHQVSIIAGRPMHCQVPGIDYSLSKLAIHSALESATAIAISHTGVLYIAETDEKKINRVRQVSASGETSLLAGATSECDCKNDVNCQCFSGDEGYATDAGLNAPTSLAVSPDGTLFIADLNNIRVRAVRRDRPVATPVGLYEVGSPREQELYVFSRDGLHRQTVSLITGEPLYNFTYGPDMELAAVADNCNNTLRVRRDGSGQLRLVLLPENQVVTLGLDPAGGLRSVSALNQEVAVMSYAANTGLLASKADETGWTNFYEYDSEGRLTNVTYPTGVVTSLHREIDQSINIDMESSNRDDDVTVITNLSSAEASYTVVQDQVRNNYQFCYNGTLRVSYANGMGLSFHTEPHILAGSVSPTIGQRNISLPTDSGLNSIEWRMRKELIKSKVTVYGRKLRAHGRNLLSIDFDRNTRTEKIYDDHRKFTLRIMYDQQGRPATWLPSSSLAVVNVSYSPTGRLVGLQRGSMSQRSEFDTFGRILSRTFVDGKVWSFSYLDRSMVLHLQQSQRQYVFEFDTSGRIISVTMPSMARHTMSTHVSIGYIRNIYNPPESNATVIHDFSEDGRPRATFYLGTGRRVIYKYGKLAKLSEVLYDGTAVTFGYDETAGVLKMVNLQSGGFSCTIRYRKVGPLVDKQMYRFSEEGMVNARFDYTYHDNSFRVASIKPVIGETPLPVDLYRYDEISGKVEHFGKFGIIYYDVNQIITTAVMTLSKHFDAHGRIKEVQYEIFRSLMYWMTVQYDSMGRVIKRELKIGPYANTTQYRYEYDGDGQLVGVKVNDWSTWRYSYDLNGNLHLLNPGNSARLLPLRYDLRDRITRLGDMQYRVDEDGVLSQRGADVFLYNSNGLLEQAYSRTPRGWNVRYRYDGLGRRISRKTNEGEHLQFFYADLNYPGRITHVYNHSGGEITSFYYDLQGHLFAMEVTGGEEYYIASDNTGTPLAVFSSNGQMVKQLQYTAYGEVYHDSNPDFNMAVGFHGGLYDPLTKLVHFGQRDYDVLAGRWTAPDHKLLPKIGKEPSPFNLYMFKNNNPLSDMIDVKSYVTDVKSWLVMFGFQLSNIIPGFPRHPMYFVEPPYELLASQDCETAQLITGVQHAAERYNQAFMALEGRLLNKEHRTNRDKPGYWFGTKIPIVGRGMMLAIKEGHVVTGVSGLASEDSRKVAQVLNNAIYLEGTHYTVDGKDCHFFVKLGLADSDLLSLGLSSGRKALENGVNVTVSGRSRRGVTVEIHTVALSLSVRYGLAADVLEKERGRLLEQAHQRALSGAWIREQQCLRESREGGRLWAEGERQQLLAAGKVPGYDGYYVLPVEQYPELADSSSNIQFLRQKEMGKR; via the exons TTCTGAATCTGCTGGGGCTCAACTGGCAGCTGAAACCGGCCGATGGTCACCTGATCAACAACGGACTGAGCACTGGCCTGCCGGGCAGGAGCGACGTGGCAACAGTGCCCTCCGGAGGCAGAG GACCATGGGTGTACAGGAACAGTAGTATAAGTACAGGTGAGCTGGAGGTAGGTCGGCGGGTGAGCCAGGACATCCCCCCAGGAGTTTTTTGGCGCTCCTTACTACACCTCCGCCAGCCCCTGTTCCTCAAGTTCAACATCTCCCTGGGCAAAGATGCACTCTTTGGGGTGTACATCCGCAAGGGTCTGCCCCCGTCCCATGCACAG TATGACTACATGGAGCGTCTGGACGGGAAGGAGAAGTGGAGTGTGGTGGAGTCTCCTCGGGAGCGCCGCAGCATCCACACGGTGGTTCTGAACGAGGCCATCTTTGTTCAATACCTGGATCCTGGCACCTGGCATCTGGCCTTCTACAACGACGGCAAGGACAAGGAGTCTGTCTCCTTCAGCACCGTGGCTCTAG ATTCAGTGCAAGAATGCCCGCAGAATTGCCATGGAAACGGAGAGTGCATGTCGGGTGTGTGCCACTGCTTTCCAGGATTCCATGGCATGGATTGTGCCAAAG CTGCCTGCCCGGTCTTGTGCAGTGGCAATGGCCAGTATGACAAGGGCTCGTGTATCTGCTACAGCGGATGGAAGGGTTCAGAGTGTGACGTCCCAGTGGGCCAGTGTATTGACCCAGTTTGTAACGGCCGTGGCACCTGCTCCGAGGGCTCCTGCACGTGCTCTGCAGGTTACCGCGGCGACACCTGCGAGGAAG TTGACTGTCTTGACCCAGGCTGCTCTGACCATGGTACCTGTGTGAGTGGGCAGTGCCACTGTAAGCCAGGCTGGGCCGGCCCGCTCTGTGAGCATCCCAGGGCCCAGTGCCCAGACCAGTGCCACGGACACGGTGCCTTCATACCCGACACAGGCATCTGTAGCTGCGACCCAAACTGGATGGGACCAGACTGCTCCATGG AGGTGTGCTCGTCGGACTGTGGCGCCCACGGCCTGTGTGTTGGCGGTGTGTGTCGCTGTGAGGAGGGCTGGACAGGCACCGGGTGTGACCAGCGTGTCTGCAATCCGCTGTGTGTGAAGCACGGGACATGCCGGGATGGGAAGTGTCAGTGCCAACAGGGCTGGAACGGAGAGCACTGCACCATCG acggGTGCCCGGGCCTCTGTAACGGGAATGGCCAATGCACCCTGGGACAGAACAACTGGCACTGTGAATGCCACACTGGCTGGAGAGGACCTGGCTGCAGCGTTGCCATGGAGATCTCCTGTGCTGACAACAAGGACAACGAAGGAG ACGGACTGACAGACTGCATGGATCCCGACTGCTGCACTCAGAGTCTGTGCCTGACCAATCCACTGTGTCTGGGAGCAAGGGATCCACTGCAGATCATCCAGCAAAGTCAATCACCATCCCTGAAAGTCCGGTCATTCTATGACAGGGTCAAGCTACTGGTGGGGAGGGATGGCACCCACATCATCCCTGGAAACAACCCCTTCAACTCAAG CCTGGCATCGTTGATCAGAGGCCAGGTCCTGACCACGGACGGGACTCCCCTGGTAGGGGTTAATGTGACATTTGTCAAGTACCCTCACTATGGTTACACCCTGACTCGACAGGACGGCAC ATTTGACCTGGTGGCCAATGGGGGTGCGTCTCTGACCCTGCACTTCGAGCGAGCGCCGTTCTTGAGCCAAGAGCGCACGGTGTGGCTGCCCTGGAACCGGTTCTATGCCATGGACACGCTGGTACTGAAGACGGaggagaacaccatcccagcctgtgACCTCAGTGGCTACGTCCACCCTGACCCCGTGGTGGtggcctcacccctctcctccttcttcagcTCCCATCCTGCAGAGAGGCACATCATCCCTGAGACTCAG gtGGTTCATGAGCAGCTAGAGATCCCAGGTACAGGTCTGAAGCTGTGCTACCTGAGCTCTCGTGCTTCGGGGTACCACGCCCTGCTGAAGGTGACCATGACTCAGACCCTGGTGCCCCTCTCCCTGGTCAAGGTGCACCTGATGGTGGCCGTGGAGGGGCACCTCTTCCAGAAGTGGTTCCACGCCTCTCCTAACCTGGCCTACTCCTACATCTGGGACAAGACGGACGCCTACAGGCAGAGGGTCTATGGGCTGACCCAGGCTGCTG TGTCAGTGGGGTTTGAGTATGAGACGTGTCCCAGTCTGATCCTATGGGAGAAGAGGACAGCGGAGCTGCAGGGTTACGAGCTGCTACCGTCCAACCTGGGGGGCTGGTCCCTGGACAAACACCACGCCCTCAACATTGCCAGTG GGATCCTGCATAAGGGCAGTGGGGAGAACGTGTTTGTATCAGAGCAGCAGCCTCCAGTCATCAACAGCATCATGGGGAACGGGCGCAGGCGCAGTATCTCTTGCCCCAGCTGCAGTGGTTTGGCTGAAGGCAACAAGCTGCTGGCCCCCGTGGCGCTGGCCTGTGGGGGGGACGGCAGCCTGTATGTGGGAGACCTCAACTTCGTCCGCCGGGTCTACCCCACTCTGAACACCACAGCCGTGCTGGAGCTGAG AAATAAAGACTTGAGGCATGG GAACAACCCAACACACAAGTACTATCTAGCGGTGGACCCGCTGTCTGGGTCGGTCTTTCTCTCGGACACCAACTCTCGACAAATCTACCGCGTGCGCTCACTGACCGGCGGGCGGCAGTTGTTGGACAATGCCCAGGTGGTGGCTGGGACCGGCGAGCAGTGTGTCCCCTTCGACGAGGCCCGCTGTGGGGACGGGGGCAAGGCCGCGGAGGCCACACTCATGAGCCCTAGGG GGATCACGGTGGATAAGAACGGCCTAATGTACTTTGTTGACGCCACCATGATCCGTAGGGTGGACCAAAATGGCATCATCTCTACCGTGATCAAGACCAATGACCTCACAGCGGTCCGTCCACTCAGCTGTGACTCCAGCATGGACGTCAGTCAG GTGCGTCTGGAGTGGCCCACAGACCTGGCGGTGAACCCCACAGACAACTCCCTGTACGTGCTAGAGAACAACGTGATCCTCCGCATCACAGAGAACCACCAGGTCAGCATCATCGCTGGGAGGCCCATGCACTGCCAGGTCCCGGGCATCGACTACTCCCTGAGCAAGCTGGCCATCCACTCTGCCCTGGAGAGCGCCACGGCCATCGCCATCTCCCACACCGGTGTGCTCTACATCGCCGAGACGGACGAGAAGAAGATCAACCGCGTGCGGCAGGTCAGCGCCTCCGGAGAGACCTCTCTGCTGGCCGGCGCCACCTCCGAGTGCGACTGCAAGAACGACGTCAACTGCCAGTGCTTCTCTGGCGACGAGGGCTACGCCACAGACGCCGGGCTCAACGCCCCCACCTCGCTCGCTGTGTCTCCCGACGGCACGCTGTTCATCGCTGACCTCAACAACATCCGTGTGCGGGCAGTGCGGCGCGACAGGCCCGTGGCCACGCCAGTGGGGCTATATGAGGTGGGGTCACCCCGGGAGCAGGAGCTGTATGTGTTCAGTAGAGATGGgctccacagacagacagtcagtctgATCACCGGGGAACCTCTCTATAACTTCACCTACGGGCCGGACATGGAGCTGGCTGCTGTTGCTGATAACTGTAACAACACCCTGAGGGTGAGGAGAGACGGATCTGGCCAGCTGAGGCTGGTGCTGTTGCCTGAGAACCAGGTGGTCACCCTGGGGTTGGACCCTGCCGGTGGCCTGCGCTCCGTATCTGCCCTCAACCAGGAGGTGGCGGTGATGAGCTATGCTGCGAACACGGGCCTGCTGGCCTCCAAGGCTGATGAGACTGGATGGACCAACTTTTATGA GTATGACAGTGAGGGGCGTCTGACTAACGTCACCTACCCCACGGGAGTGGTGACCAGCCTGCACCGGGAGATAGACCAGTCAATCAACATCGACATGGAGAGCTCCAACAGGGATGATGATGTCACCGTCATCACCAACCTGTCCTCTGCGGAGGCGTCCTACACTGTGGTGCAAG ACCAAGTACGGAACAACTACCAGTTCTGTTACAATGGTACTCTAAGAGTATCGTATGCCAATGGTATGGGCCTCAGCTTCCACACAGAGCCCCATATTCTAGCCGGCTCAGTCAGCCCTACCATTGGTCAGCGCAACATCAGTCTGCCCACTGACAGCGGGCTGAACTCTATCGAGTGGAGGATGAGGAAGGAACTCATCAAGAGCAAAGTGACCGTCTATGGCAGGAAGCTGAGA GCCCATGGCAGGAACCTCCTCTCCATTGATTTTGACCGCAACACTCGCACAGAGAAGATCTATGACGACCACCGTAAGTTCACGCTGAGGATCATGTATGACCAGCAGGGCCGTCCAGCCACCTGGCTTCCCAGCAGCAGCCTGGCTGTGGTCAACGTGTCCTACTCCCCCACTGGACGCCTAGTGGGCCTGCAGAGAGGCAGCATGAGCCAGAGGAGCGAGTTTGACACCTTCGGACGCATCCTCTCACGCACCTTTGTGGATGGCAAGGTGTGGAGCTTCAGCTATCTGGACAGG TCCATGGTGCTGCACCTCCAGCAGAGTCAGAGGCAGTATGTGTTTGAGTTTGACACCTCGGGGCGTATCATCTCCGTCACCATGCCCAGCATGGCCAGACACACCATGTCCACCCACGTGTCCATCGGCTACATCCGCAACATCTACAACCCTCCCGAGAGCAACGCCACAGTCATCCACGACTTCAGCGAAGACGGGCGACCCCGCGCCACCTTTTACCTAGGCACGGGTCGACGCGTCATCTATAAGTATGGCAAGCTGGCCAAGCTGTCTGAGGTTCTGTACGACGGCACAGCTGTGACGTTTGGCTACGACGAGACAGCCGGAGTGTTGAAGATGGTTAACCTGCAGAGTGGGGGATTCTCCTGCACCATCCGCTACCGTAAAGTTGGCCCCCTAGTGGACAAACAGATGTACCGCTTCTCTGAGGAGGGCATGGTTAACGCCCGTTTTGATTACACCTACCACGACAACAGCTTCCGTGTGGCCAGCATCAAGCCTGTGATCGGCGAGACGCCCCTGCCCGTGGACCTCTACCGCTACGATGAGATCTCAGGCAAGGTGGAGCACTTTGGCAAGTTTGGCATTATCTACTATGACGTCAACCAGATAATCACAACGGCAGTGATGACCCTCAGCAAGCACTTTGACGCCCACGGCCGCATCAAAGAGGTGCAATACGAGATCTTCCGCTCGCTCATGTACTGGATGACGGTACAGTATGACAGCATGGGCCGGGTCATCAAGAGAGAGCTTAAGATCGGGCCATACGCTAACACGACACAGTACCGCTATGAATATGACGGTGACGGCCAGCTTGTCGGGGTCAAAGTCAACGACTGGTCCACCTGGCGTTACAGCTACGACCTGAACGGCAACTTGCACCTGCTGAACCCTGGGAACAGCGCGCGCCTGCTACCGCTGCGCTACGACCTGCGCGACCGCATCACCCGCCTGGGCGACATGCAGTACCGCGTGGATGAGGACGGCGTCCTGAGCCAGCGCGGCGCTGACGTCTTCCTCTACAACTCCAACGGGCTGCTGGAGCAGGCGTACAGCCGTACGCCCAGGGGGTGGAACGTACGTTACCGCTATGATGGCCTGGGCCGCCGCATCTCCAGGAAGACCAATGAGGGAGAGCACCTGCAGTTCTTCTACGCAGATCTCAACTACCCCGGCAGGATAACCCACGTGTACAACCACTCTGGAGGGGAGATCACCTCTTTCTACTACGACCTGCAGGGCCATCTGTTTGCCATGGAGGTGACCGGCGGGGAGGAGTATTACATCGCCTCGGACAACACGGGCACGCCGCTCGCCGTGTTCAGCAGCAACGGACAGATGGTCAAGCAGCTCCAGTACACTGCCTACGGGGAGGTGTACCACGACTCCAACCCTGACTTCAACATGGCGGTGGGCTTCCACGGAGGGCTCTACGACCCCCTCACTAAGCTGGTGCACTTTGGCCAGAGAGACTACGATGTGCTGGCAGGCAGATGGACTGCTCCAGACCATAAACTCCTACCTAAGATTGGCAAGGAGCCATCCCCGTTCAATCTGTACATGTTCAAGAACAACAACCCACTCAGTGACATGATAGACGTCAAGAGCTATGTGACAG ATGTGAAGAGCTGGCTGGTGATGTTCGGTTTCCAGCTCAGTAACATCATACCAGGCTTCCCCAGACACCCCATGTATTTTGTTGAGCCGCCTTATGAACTACTAGCAAGCCAGGACTGTGAGACTGCTCAG CTGATCACAGGGGTGCAGCATGCAGCGGAGCGCTATAACCAGGCCTTCATGGCCCTGGAGGGGAGGTTGCTCAACAAGGAGCACCGGACCAACCGGGACAAGCCTGGGTACTGGTTCGGCACCAAGATCCCCATCGTGGGCCGGGGCATGATGTTAGCCATCAAGGAGGGCCATGTGGTGACGGGAGTGTCCGGCCTGGCCAGCGAGGACAGCCGTAAGGTTGCCCAAGTCCTGAACAACGCCATCTATCTGGAGGGAACCCACTACACCGTAGACGGGAAGGACTGCCACTTCTTTGTGAAGCTGGGCCTGGCTGACAGTGACCTGCTGTCTCTAGGACTGAGCAGTGGGAGGAAAGCCCTGGAGAATGGCGTCAACGTGACCGTAAGCGGCCGCTCTCGTCGGGGCGTCACCGTGGAGATCCACACGGTAGCGTTGTCCCTGAGTGTACGTTACGGCCTGGCGGCTGACGTGCTGGAGAAGGAACGGGGTCGCCTGCTGGAGCAGGCCCACCAGAGGGCCCTGTCGGGGGCCTGGATAAGGGAGCAGCAGTGTctgagagaaagcagagagggtgggaggctgtgggcagagggagagaggcagcagCTCCTAGCAGCAGGGAAGGTGCCAGGTTACGATGGGTACTATGTGCTGCCTGTGGAGCAGTACCCAGAACTGGCAGACAGCAGCAGCAACATCCAGTTCCTCAGACAGAAGGAGATGGGCAAGAGGTAA